In Argiope bruennichi chromosome 4, qqArgBrue1.1, whole genome shotgun sequence, a single window of DNA contains:
- the LOC129965521 gene encoding cyclic GMP-AMP synthase-like receptor — MMQCRVNSSLSEDGSTNKSCKEALCIIDKILKNKIKIDAKESERSSNIVTDFLKDITPAFKKDAVFRSMYFRDYKTGSSYNELRISNASEYDIEIVFRAPAQIHLEVEFFPETMTFAKLKWNKIGDFPPNKLDILHFFEKNSENGYLKPLKISAWFQGLIDVYLKSNPMIPGIKKMRNSQSGPARTIEIETVEGYQLSIDLLPAFTFSFDSLIGTKINNILEKYPVDKSKKFWFLVPKICKGEVPLLASQCDFSWRVDFPEVERKVLFNKLSAKNVVKLLKLLRDIENWNIASYHLKTLILWAIDANPKTDYWQGSYLFDRYLETMTFLQKCLEKQFLPYFMDDSYNLFHVLNKDECKNVSNRLKHLIGLIKSDYNNLNVIYK, encoded by the exons ATGATGCAGTGTAGGGTTAACAGTTCTCTCTCTGAGGATGGATCGACAAACAAAAGCTGCAAAGAAGCCTTATGTATTatagataagattttaaaaaacaaaataaaaattgatgccAAGGAATCAGAAAGGAGTAGCAACATTGTAACCGACTTTCTAAAGGATATAACACCAGCCTTTAAAAAGGATGCTGTGTTTCGTAGTATGTACTTTAGAGATTACAAAACAGGGAGTTCATATAATGAACTAAGGATTTCAAATGCATCTGAATATGATATTGAGATTGTTTTCAGAGCTCCAGCACAAATACATTTAGAG GTTGAATTTTTCCCAGAGACAATGACATTTGCAAAATTGAAGTGGAATAAAATCGGCGATTTTCCTCCAAATAAGTtggatattttgcattttttcgaaaaaaactCAGAAAATGGATATCTTAAgccattaaaaatatctgcatgGTTTCAAGGTCTTATTGATgtgtatttaaaaagtaatccCATGATTCCAGGTATTAAGAAG ATGCGAAACTCTCAGAGTGGTCCTGCGAGAACAATAGAGATTGAAACTGTTGAAGGTTACCAGCTTAGCATTGACTTGCTACCTGCATTCACATTCTCATTTGATTCTTTAATAGGgacaaagataaataatatattagaaaaatatcctGTTGATAAATCT aaaaaattttggTTTCTGGTGCCAAAAATTTGTAAAGGTGAAGTTCCGCTTTTAGCTTCTCAGTGTGATTTCTCCTGGAGAGTAGATTTTCCTGAAGTAGAAAGAAAAGTTCTATTCAATAAACTATCTGCAAAAAATGTTGTTAAACTTCTGAAg CTTTTGCGTGACATAGAAAATTGGAATATTGCCTCTTATCACTTGAAAACTTTAATCCTTTGGGCAATTGATGCAAATCCAAAAACTGACTATTGGCAGGGGAGTTAtttatttgatagatatttagAG ACAATGACTTTTCTACAAAAATGCCTGGAAAAACAATTCTTACCATATTTTATGGATGACTCCTACAACCTTTTTCATGTATTGAATAAAGATGAATGCAAAAATGTGAGCAATCGTCTTAAACACCTTATTGGACTCATCAAGTCAGATTATAATaacttaaatgttatttataaatga